One stretch of Haladaptatus sp. R4 DNA includes these proteins:
- a CDS encoding shikimate dehydrogenase, which produces MNVYGLLGDPVGHSRSPPMHEAAYDELDMDARYVTFEPDAIAPAIEGAKALGICGLNVTIPFKEDVLAHVEPDSLAERIGAVNTIDFSTSPPTGHNTDAAGARRAFERHDVSLDGKSAVLVGAGGAARAIAFMLADEGSTVAIANRTIARAASLADAVNGVDGEETATTHGLDELPELVADADVLVNATSVGMDSDETPVPADALHADLAVMDAVYSPLETRLLREASARGATTIDGAWMLLFQGVVAFELWTGRDAPVERMDAALRRRL; this is translated from the coding sequence ATGAACGTTTACGGACTGCTCGGCGACCCGGTGGGTCACTCCCGCTCCCCGCCGATGCACGAGGCCGCGTACGACGAACTCGACATGGACGCCCGCTACGTCACCTTCGAACCGGACGCTATCGCCCCGGCTATCGAGGGCGCGAAGGCGCTCGGGATTTGCGGACTGAACGTCACAATTCCGTTCAAGGAGGACGTCCTCGCGCACGTCGAACCCGATTCGCTCGCCGAACGCATCGGCGCGGTGAACACCATCGATTTCTCAACATCCCCGCCGACGGGTCACAACACGGACGCGGCGGGCGCGCGGCGAGCGTTCGAGCGACACGACGTTTCACTCGACGGGAAATCCGCGGTTCTCGTCGGTGCGGGCGGCGCGGCGCGGGCAATCGCGTTCATGCTCGCCGACGAGGGTTCGACCGTCGCTATCGCCAATCGGACAATCGCGCGCGCGGCGTCGTTGGCCGATGCGGTCAACGGCGTCGATGGCGAGGAAACCGCGACGACACATGGGTTGGACGAACTCCCGGAACTCGTCGCGGACGCGGACGTGCTGGTCAACGCGACGAGCGTCGGGATGGACTCGGACGAGACTCCCGTTCCCGCCGACGCGCTCCACGCCGACCTCGCGGTAATGGACGCCGTGTACAGTCCGCTCGAAACGCGCCTGCTCCGCGAGGCGTCCGCGCGCGGGGCGACGACCATCGACGGCGCGTGGATGCTTCTGTTTCAAGGGGTCGTCGCATTTGAACTATGGACCGGTCGGGATGCACCGGTCGAGCGGATGGACGCCGCCCTGCGAAGACGGCTTTAA
- a CDS encoding sodium:calcium antiporter → MSLPVTGYMPPLALSESWTKGLLLLASFGLLLLGAEVFTNGVEWLGYRLGISESATGSILAAMGTALPETTIPVIAILKGGEGASDVGVGAILGAPFMLATIAMFLVGASVYYFADRRSNDTDLQFNQGSTKRDLTFFLIGYSLAFIAALIPRNTEIATIPIRDFIAIFLVLLYLGYLYLSLRAGELADDDDMDDLHVGLAVEGILERFGSGPDKDHSSDPHFVLTALQTLIALSLIVIGARLFVDQVEWVSSSIGIPYAIVALIIAPIATELPEAFNSVLWLARDKDTLALNNITGAMAFQGTLPVTLGILFTPWNLNLTWGTPGFLNAISVLFAIAAGCIVLFRARRVGEGDFNPTPFLGSGAFYVVFLALAVYFVMLGA, encoded by the coding sequence ATGTCTCTTCCAGTCACAGGCTATATGCCGCCGCTCGCGCTTTCGGAGTCGTGGACGAAAGGACTGTTACTGCTCGCGTCTTTCGGTCTCCTTCTACTGGGTGCGGAGGTGTTCACGAACGGCGTCGAGTGGCTCGGCTATCGCCTCGGAATCTCCGAGAGCGCGACGGGGAGCATCCTCGCCGCGATGGGGACCGCGCTCCCCGAGACCACGATTCCGGTCATCGCCATTTTGAAGGGTGGGGAAGGGGCCTCCGACGTGGGGGTCGGTGCCATCCTCGGTGCGCCGTTCATGCTCGCCACCATCGCCATGTTCCTCGTCGGCGCGAGCGTCTACTACTTCGCCGACCGCCGCTCCAACGACACCGACCTTCAGTTCAACCAGGGGTCGACGAAACGCGATTTGACGTTCTTCCTCATCGGCTACTCGCTGGCGTTCATCGCCGCGCTCATCCCTCGAAACACCGAAATCGCCACGATTCCGATCCGCGACTTCATCGCCATCTTCCTCGTTCTGCTGTATCTCGGCTACCTCTATCTCTCGCTCCGGGCGGGCGAACTCGCGGACGACGACGACATGGACGACCTCCACGTCGGATTGGCCGTCGAAGGAATCCTCGAACGGTTCGGCAGCGGACCCGACAAGGACCACAGTTCCGACCCGCACTTCGTCCTCACGGCGCTTCAAACGCTCATCGCGCTCAGCCTCATCGTGATCGGTGCTCGGTTGTTCGTCGACCAAGTGGAGTGGGTGTCGAGTTCCATCGGAATCCCGTACGCCATCGTCGCGCTCATCATCGCACCCATCGCGACGGAACTTCCGGAAGCGTTCAACAGCGTCCTCTGGCTGGCACGTGACAAGGACACCCTCGCGCTCAACAACATCACGGGCGCGATGGCGTTTCAGGGAACGCTCCCCGTCACTCTTGGTATCCTATTCACCCCGTGGAACCTGAACCTCACGTGGGGAACGCCAGGCTTCCTGAACGCGATTTCCGTGCTGTTCGCCATCGCCGCCGGATGCATCGTCCTCTTCCGCGCACGGCGCGTCGGCGAGGGTGACTTCAACCCGACCCCGTTCCTCGGAAGCGGCGCCTTCTACGTCGTCTTCCTCGCGCTGGCGGTCTACTTCGTCATGCTCGGGGCGTGA
- a CDS encoding sodium:calcium antiporter, with the protein MAILPPVWENSLLLLASFLLLLLGAEVFTNAVEWLGRRLGVSESATGSILAAVGTALPETMIPIIAVFGSGGGTKAAEEVGVGAILGAPFMLATIAMFLVGASVLYFGTRRTHGQEMHFNEKSTRRDLSFFLVGYTLAFLAALIPNDTISHGIGAVLVLLYLFYLYRSLKSGELVEGEDLDDLHLGLMIEGVIDRFPGRNTDSNHSGNPHSVLVAVQTLIALGLIIGGAQVFVSQTQWVSEEVLGIPTAIVALLIAPLATELPEKFNSIIWISRDKDTLALGNISGAMAFQGTLPVTFGILFTSWDLSLSWGTSGFLNGLSAILAIVSGGLLYLRARRINGKKMTARPFLVGGLFYLLFIAIVVYHVVVLDVGGIAGH; encoded by the coding sequence ATGGCAATTCTACCACCAGTGTGGGAAAATTCCCTCCTGCTCCTCGCATCGTTTCTCCTACTTCTCCTCGGCGCGGAGGTGTTCACCAACGCGGTCGAGTGGCTCGGCCGCCGACTCGGCGTGAGCGAAAGCGCGACGGGGAGCATCCTCGCGGCCGTGGGTACCGCGCTCCCCGAGACGATGATCCCGATCATCGCCGTCTTCGGGAGCGGCGGCGGGACGAAAGCCGCCGAGGAAGTCGGCGTCGGTGCCATCCTCGGCGCGCCGTTCATGCTCGCCACCATCGCCATGTTCCTCGTCGGGGCCAGCGTTCTCTACTTCGGGACGCGCCGGACGCACGGGCAGGAGATGCATTTCAACGAGAAGTCCACCCGCCGAGACCTCTCCTTTTTCCTCGTCGGCTACACGCTGGCGTTTCTCGCCGCGTTGATTCCGAACGACACGATTTCCCACGGCATCGGCGCGGTGCTCGTCCTCCTCTACCTGTTCTACCTCTACCGTTCGCTCAAGAGCGGCGAACTGGTCGAGGGAGAGGACTTGGACGACCTGCATCTCGGGTTGATGATCGAGGGAGTCATCGACCGCTTCCCCGGACGGAACACGGACAGTAACCACTCCGGCAACCCTCACTCGGTCCTGGTCGCAGTGCAGACGCTCATCGCGCTCGGTCTCATCATCGGCGGCGCGCAGGTGTTCGTCTCCCAGACGCAGTGGGTCTCCGAGGAAGTGCTCGGGATTCCGACGGCTATCGTCGCGCTCCTCATCGCGCCGCTGGCGACCGAACTCCCCGAGAAGTTCAACAGCATCATCTGGATCTCCCGCGACAAGGACACCCTCGCGCTCGGAAACATCTCCGGCGCGATGGCGTTTCAGGGGACCTTGCCCGTCACGTTCGGCATCCTCTTCACCTCGTGGGACCTGAGTCTCTCGTGGGGAACGTCGGGATTCCTGAACGGACTCTCCGCGATCCTGGCGATCGTCAGCGGCGGCCTGCTGTACCTCCGTGCACGCCGAATCAACGGGAAGAAGATGACGGCGCGACCGTTCCTCGTCGGCGGGTTGTTCTACCTGCTGTTCATCGCCATCGTCGTCTACCACGTCGTGGTTCTCGACGTCGGCGGTATCGCAGGTCACTGA
- a CDS encoding universal stress protein, with the protein MKILAPVDGSECSMRALDFAIEFARRYDADLSVVHFTDVRGEDTDRLQTRIDEKLADSGVESDTSVSVDVHLASLKVSDRIGKDIIAVVEDDDYDHVVMGHHGTGRIGAFLLGSAAKTVLESCDVPVTTVP; encoded by the coding sequence ATGAAGATTCTCGCTCCCGTCGATGGGTCCGAATGTAGCATGCGCGCGCTCGACTTCGCCATCGAGTTCGCACGACGATACGATGCCGACCTGAGCGTCGTCCACTTCACGGACGTTCGCGGGGAAGATACCGACCGGTTGCAAACGCGGATCGACGAGAAACTGGCCGACTCCGGGGTCGAGAGCGACACGTCCGTGTCGGTTGACGTCCACCTCGCGAGCCTGAAGGTGTCGGACCGGATCGGAAAGGACATCATCGCCGTGGTCGAGGACGACGACTACGACCACGTCGTCATGGGTCACCACGGCACTGGCCGCATCGGGGCGTTCCTCCTTGGAAGCGCCGCGAAGACCGTCCTCGAATCGTGTGACGTTCCCGTGACGACCGTTCCCTGA
- a CDS encoding D-aminoacyl-tRNA deacylase, protein MIAVVVSRADYASEHIGEFLLSETEWNVHEDESRSDAEGGGTYYRTEGFELREFDALHLDIEDAAEPFSDPEMLVFASRHSGDTGPLLTGHFTGNFGPAEFGGTDRTVAEACPNAHARLLEAFDEHAPEGYDVGMECTHHGPSEVGVPSMFVELGSDDEQWGDPDAARAVARAILDLRGVAPHRERQLVGFGGGHYAPRFERILGETDWAVGHIASDWNLETLGLPEAHPETIRQVFERSGAEYSVCEGKTDDIAEVVADLGYRVVSETWVREVSGVPLALVEELESELSSVESGLRFGEKARGMAATEPFEIVSLPGKLLDAVTGIDRDAVSELVAARTVAFETDEGGTQVAGRAAVLDAADFEAVIDGLVELLDGKYDEVSRNGDEIVVRDVGFDPEKARKLGVPEGPAFGKLSSGVAVEVNGTTIPPREVQTERRRVFPLR, encoded by the coding sequence GTGATTGCCGTCGTCGTCAGCAGGGCCGATTACGCCTCCGAACACATCGGCGAATTCCTGCTCTCCGAAACCGAGTGGAACGTGCACGAAGACGAATCCCGCTCCGACGCCGAGGGTGGCGGTACCTACTACCGAACTGAGGGGTTCGAACTGCGGGAGTTCGACGCGCTCCACCTCGACATCGAGGACGCCGCCGAACCGTTTTCGGACCCGGAGATGCTCGTGTTCGCCTCGCGCCACTCGGGAGACACCGGCCCGCTGCTGACGGGCCACTTCACGGGCAACTTCGGCCCGGCGGAGTTCGGTGGAACCGACAGAACGGTGGCCGAGGCCTGTCCGAACGCCCACGCACGACTGCTCGAAGCGTTCGACGAGCACGCGCCCGAGGGGTACGACGTCGGAATGGAGTGCACCCACCACGGGCCGAGCGAAGTCGGCGTTCCCTCGATGTTCGTCGAACTAGGAAGCGACGACGAACAATGGGGCGACCCCGATGCGGCCCGCGCCGTCGCCCGCGCCATCCTCGACCTGCGCGGTGTCGCCCCCCACCGGGAGCGCCAACTGGTCGGGTTCGGTGGGGGCCACTACGCCCCGCGATTCGAGCGAATACTCGGGGAAACGGACTGGGCGGTCGGACATATCGCGTCCGACTGGAACCTCGAAACGTTGGGATTGCCGGAGGCACATCCGGAAACGATCCGACAGGTGTTCGAGCGAAGCGGCGCGGAGTACTCCGTCTGCGAAGGGAAAACGGACGACATCGCCGAGGTCGTCGCCGACCTCGGCTACCGCGTGGTGAGCGAGACGTGGGTCCGGGAAGTGTCGGGCGTTCCGCTCGCGCTCGTCGAGGAACTGGAGTCGGAACTGTCGTCGGTGGAGTCGGGGCTACGGTTCGGCGAGAAAGCGCGCGGGATGGCCGCAACGGAGCCGTTCGAAATCGTTTCGCTCCCCGGGAAACTGCTCGACGCCGTCACGGGAATCGACAGGGACGCCGTTTCGGAACTCGTCGCGGCGCGGACGGTCGCGTTCGAAACCGACGAGGGAGGGACGCAGGTGGCCGGGCGTGCGGCGGTTCTCGATGCGGCTGACTTCGAGGCCGTCATCGACGGACTGGTCGAACTGCTCGACGGGAAGTACGACGAGGTGAGCCGGAACGGGGACGAAATCGTCGTGCGTGACGTGGGGTTCGACCCCGAGAAGGCTCGCAAATTGGGCGTTCCGGAGGGTCCCGCGTTCGGAAAGCTCTCGTCCGGGGTCGCGGTGGAGGTGAACGGGACGACGATTCCACCCCGCGAGGTGCAAACCGAACGGAGACGCGTCTTCCCCCTGCGGTGA
- the ftsZ gene encoding cell division protein FtsZ, with product MDSIVEDAIEEAEGQQQDAPQSQVGGVSQDTSLSGTMTDEELQDVLKELQTNITVVGCGGGGGNTVNRMAEEGIHGASLVAANTDVQHLVEIEADTKILMGEQKTSGRGAGSLPQVGEEAALESQDEIYDSIQGSDMVFVTAGLGGGTGTGSAPVVAKAAREAGALTIAIVTTPFTAEGEVRRTNAEAGLERLRDVSDTVIVVPNDRLLDSVGKLPVKQAFKVADEVLMRSVKGITELITKPGLVNLDFADVRTVMEKGGVAMIGLGESDSDQKAQDSVKSALRSPLLDVDISGAKSALVNVTGGNDMSIEEAEGVVEQIYDRIDPDARIIWGTSIDEELDGTMRTMIVVTGVESPQIYGRNEAERAQAKAQQQAEDIDYVE from the coding sequence ATGGATTCAATCGTTGAAGACGCCATTGAGGAGGCGGAAGGGCAACAACAGGATGCCCCCCAATCGCAGGTCGGTGGTGTCTCGCAGGACACCAGTCTCTCCGGGACGATGACCGACGAGGAACTACAGGACGTACTCAAGGAACTCCAAACCAACATCACCGTCGTCGGGTGCGGCGGCGGTGGCGGGAACACGGTCAACCGAATGGCCGAAGAGGGGATCCACGGGGCGTCACTCGTCGCCGCGAACACCGACGTTCAGCATCTCGTCGAAATCGAGGCGGACACCAAGATCCTGATGGGCGAACAGAAGACGAGCGGGCGCGGTGCCGGATCGCTCCCGCAGGTCGGCGAGGAGGCCGCCCTCGAAAGTCAGGACGAAATCTACGACTCGATTCAGGGCTCGGACATGGTGTTCGTCACGGCTGGACTCGGCGGCGGCACCGGCACGGGGAGCGCCCCGGTCGTCGCCAAAGCCGCGCGCGAGGCCGGTGCGCTCACCATCGCCATCGTCACGACGCCGTTCACGGCGGAGGGTGAGGTCCGCCGCACCAACGCGGAGGCCGGTCTGGAGCGCCTGCGCGACGTGAGCGACACCGTCATCGTCGTCCCGAACGACCGCCTGCTCGACTCGGTGGGCAAACTGCCCGTCAAACAGGCGTTCAAGGTCGCCGACGAAGTGCTCATGCGCTCGGTGAAGGGTATCACGGAGCTCATCACGAAGCCCGGACTCGTCAACCTCGACTTCGCCGACGTTCGCACCGTCATGGAGAAAGGCGGCGTGGCGATGATCGGTCTCGGCGAGAGCGACTCCGACCAGAAGGCACAGGATTCGGTCAAGAGCGCCCTGCGCTCGCCGCTCCTCGACGTGGACATCAGCGGCGCGAAATCCGCGCTCGTCAACGTCACCGGTGGCAACGACATGTCCATCGAGGAAGCCGAAGGCGTGGTCGAACAGATCTACGACCGCATCGACCCCGACGCCCGCATCATCTGGGGGACCTCCATCGACGAGGAACTCGACGGCACCATGCGCACCATGATCGTCGTCACCGGCGTCGAATCGCCACAGATCTACGGCCGCAACGAAGCCGAACGGGCGCAGGCGAAGGCCCAACAGCAGGCCGAAGACATCGACTACGTCGAATAA
- a CDS encoding protein translocase SEC61 complex subunit gamma, producing the protein MDVKLDLASYLRVLKLASTPSWDEFSKIAQIAGAGILLVGLLGFVIFAIMSFINAAPV; encoded by the coding sequence ATGGACGTTAAGCTTGACCTCGCGTCGTACCTACGGGTGCTCAAATTGGCGAGCACGCCGTCGTGGGACGAGTTCTCGAAGATCGCTCAGATTGCTGGTGCCGGTATTCTGCTCGTCGGACTGCTCGGGTTCGTGATCTTCGCCATCATGAGCTTCATCAACGCCGCCCCCGTATAG
- a CDS encoding transcription elongation factor Spt5, producing MPIYAVKTTASQERTVADMIINREEPEIHAVLAPDALTSYVMVEADDHRVIDRVLEEIPHARSMVPGESNISEVEHFLSPTPDVEGIAEGDIVELIAGPFKGEKAQVQRIDEGKDQVTVELYEATVPIPVTVRGDQIRVLDSEER from the coding sequence ATGCCTATCTACGCAGTAAAGACCACGGCAAGTCAGGAACGTACAGTCGCGGACATGATCATCAACCGCGAGGAACCGGAGATTCACGCGGTCCTCGCGCCCGACGCGCTCACCAGCTACGTCATGGTCGAGGCCGACGACCACCGCGTCATCGACCGCGTGCTGGAGGAAATCCCCCACGCGCGGAGCATGGTCCCCGGCGAGAGCAACATCTCCGAAGTGGAGCACTTCCTCTCCCCGACGCCCGACGTGGAGGGCATCGCGGAAGGGGACATCGTGGAACTCATCGCCGGACCGTTCAAGGGCGAGAAGGCCCAGGTCCAGCGTATCGACGAGGGCAAGGACCAGGTAACGGTCGAGTTGTACGAGGCCACCGTCCCGATTCCCGTCACCGTGCGCGGTGACCAGATCCGCGTGCTGGACAGCGAGGAACGGTAA
- a CDS encoding CPBP family intramembrane glutamic endopeptidase produces the protein MVTPNWNAFAGVTLTVLVVLIALARASQAMFVGEDEDGWEESETSVETPDRRVRNGGDEWGKDERSRNGDEGDDDERDTNESNDSTFEDQDHRPTEVSSPIPDEPFPAVESPTPVEDFTPGTLLVNVALSQGLFGVILVVAAVLTAIPADTLGVRSVTATQFGVGALLGVALYVANELGQRVVDAVGIEYEDSLREMLTPDSVRGWVVLLVLVLPIIAGFEELLFRSSLVGVFAAGYGISPWFLVVASSVAFAVGHGAQGPAGVLVTGTLGAALAGAFVLTESMVVVVVAHYLVNALEFAVHARDDSTE, from the coding sequence ATGGTCACGCCGAACTGGAACGCGTTCGCAGGCGTCACCCTCACTGTCCTCGTCGTTCTCATCGCATTGGCCCGCGCCTCGCAAGCGATGTTCGTCGGGGAGGACGAAGACGGATGGGAGGAATCCGAGACGAGCGTCGAAACGCCCGACCGACGCGTACGGAACGGTGGGGACGAATGGGGCAAGGACGAACGGAGCAGGAACGGGGACGAAGGGGACGACGACGAACGGGATACCAACGAATCGAACGATTCCACTTTCGAGGACCAGGACCACCGACCGACCGAAGTTTCGTCGCCGATTCCCGACGAACCGTTCCCGGCCGTCGAGTCTCCGACTCCGGTGGAGGATTTCACGCCGGGGACGCTGCTGGTCAACGTCGCGCTGAGTCAGGGGCTGTTCGGCGTGATACTCGTCGTCGCCGCCGTGCTGACCGCGATTCCCGCCGACACGCTCGGCGTGAGGAGCGTGACGGCGACCCAGTTCGGCGTCGGGGCACTTCTCGGGGTGGCGCTCTACGTCGCCAACGAACTCGGTCAGCGAGTGGTCGATGCGGTCGGAATCGAGTACGAGGACAGCCTTCGGGAGATGCTCACCCCCGATTCGGTCCGCGGGTGGGTCGTTTTGCTCGTTCTCGTCCTCCCGATCATCGCGGGGTTCGAGGAACTCCTGTTCCGTTCATCCCTCGTGGGCGTGTTCGCCGCCGGGTACGGCATCTCGCCGTGGTTCCTCGTCGTCGCCTCGTCAGTCGCGTTCGCTGTCGGCCACGGCGCACAGGGTCCGGCGGGTGTACTCGTCACGGGAACGCTGGGTGCGGCGCTTGCGGGCGCGTTCGTCCTGACGGAAAGCATGGTCGTGGTCGTGGTAGCCCACTATCTCGTCAACGCGCTGGAGTTCGCGGTTCACGCCCGCGACGATTCGACAGAGTAG
- the lonB gene encoding ATP-dependent protease LonB has translation MSNDTDASPPEQEAEQEVDRLGSEVDAQVADDIAEDDLLGGLEIESTEEVEIPDRLVDQVIGQDHARDIILKAAKQRRHVMMIGSPGTGKSMLAKAMSQLLPKEDLQDVLVYHNPDDGNEPKVRTVPAGKGEQIIEAHKEEARKRNQMRSFLMWVIIAIVVGYALLIAGKPLLGILAAGVIYLAFRYGSRGSDAMIPNLLVNNSDVTSAPFEDATGAHAGALLGDVRHDPFQSGGMETPSHDRVEPGAIHKANKGVLFVDEINTLDIRSQQKLMTAIQEGEFSITGQSERSSGAMVHTEPVPTDFVMVAAGNLDAMENMHPALRSRIKGYGYEVYMDDTIDDTPEMRRKYARFVAQEVEKDGRLPHFTDTAVEEIILEAQRRAMRKDHLTLKLRDLGGLVRVAGDIARAEDAENTTRDHVLQAKQRSRSIEQQIADDYIERRKDYELTVSAGDVVGRVNGLAVMGEDSGIVMPVMAEVAPSQGPGKVIATGKLQDIAEEAVQNVSAIIKKFSDEDISEKDIHIQYVQSYEGVQGDSASVTMATAVISALENIPIDQSIAMTGSLSVRGDVLPVGGVTHKIEAAAKAGVKTVIIPKANEQDVMIEDEYKEMIEIVPVSHISEVLEVALTGESEKDSLINRLKDITGHALDRKVGGTKPGSNPSPQ, from the coding sequence ATGAGTAACGACACCGATGCTTCACCACCGGAGCAAGAAGCCGAGCAAGAAGTCGACCGCCTTGGGAGTGAGGTGGACGCCCAGGTCGCCGACGATATTGCAGAGGACGATCTGCTGGGTGGGTTGGAGATAGAAAGTACGGAAGAGGTCGAGATTCCGGATCGACTGGTCGACCAGGTCATCGGGCAGGATCACGCCCGAGATATCATCCTGAAGGCGGCGAAACAGCGCCGCCACGTGATGATGATCGGGTCGCCGGGGACCGGGAAATCGATGTTGGCGAAGGCGATGAGTCAGCTCCTCCCCAAGGAGGATCTGCAAGACGTCCTCGTCTATCACAACCCCGACGACGGGAACGAACCGAAGGTTCGGACCGTTCCCGCCGGAAAGGGCGAACAAATCATCGAGGCGCACAAGGAGGAGGCCCGCAAGCGCAACCAGATGCGCTCGTTCTTGATGTGGGTCATCATCGCCATCGTGGTCGGCTACGCGCTCCTCATTGCGGGTAAGCCGCTCCTCGGAATCCTCGCTGCGGGTGTCATCTACCTCGCGTTCCGCTACGGGTCGCGTGGCAGCGACGCGATGATTCCGAACCTGCTGGTCAACAACAGCGACGTCACCAGCGCTCCCTTCGAGGACGCGACGGGTGCCCACGCGGGTGCACTCCTCGGCGACGTGCGCCACGACCCGTTCCAGTCCGGCGGAATGGAGACCCCGAGCCACGACCGCGTGGAACCCGGTGCCATCCACAAGGCCAACAAAGGTGTCCTGTTCGTGGACGAGATCAACACCCTCGACATTCGCAGTCAGCAAAAGCTGATGACCGCGATTCAGGAGGGCGAGTTCTCCATCACCGGTCAGTCCGAGCGCTCCTCGGGCGCGATGGTTCACACCGAACCCGTCCCGACCGACTTCGTGATGGTCGCGGCGGGGAACCTCGACGCGATGGAGAACATGCACCCGGCACTCCGCTCGCGTATCAAGGGATACGGGTACGAAGTGTACATGGACGACACCATCGACGACACGCCGGAGATGCGCCGGAAATACGCGCGCTTCGTCGCACAGGAAGTCGAGAAGGACGGTCGTCTCCCGCACTTCACGGACACGGCGGTCGAGGAAATCATCCTCGAAGCTCAGCGCCGTGCGATGCGGAAGGACCACCTCACGCTCAAACTGCGTGACCTCGGTGGCCTCGTCCGCGTCGCCGGTGACATCGCCCGCGCGGAGGACGCCGAGAACACCACGCGTGACCACGTGCTGCAAGCGAAACAGCGCTCGCGTTCCATCGAGCAACAGATCGCCGACGACTACATCGAGCGCCGGAAGGACTACGAACTCACCGTTTCGGCGGGCGACGTGGTCGGCCGCGTGAACGGTCTGGCGGTCATGGGCGAGGACAGCGGTATCGTCATGCCCGTCATGGCCGAAGTCGCGCCGTCGCAGGGTCCCGGTAAGGTGATCGCCACCGGGAAACTGCAGGACATCGCCGAGGAGGCGGTGCAGAACGTCAGTGCCATCATCAAGAAGTTCAGCGACGAGGACATCTCCGAGAAGGACATCCACATCCAGTACGTCCAATCCTACGAAGGCGTCCAGGGTGACTCCGCGTCGGTGACGATGGCCACGGCGGTCATCAGCGCGCTGGAGAACATCCCCATCGACCAGAGCATCGCCATGACCGGCTCGCTGTCGGTGCGCGGCGACGTGCTCCCCGTTGGTGGCGTCACGCACAAAATCGAGGCGGCCGCGAAGGCGGGCGTCAAGACGGTCATCATCCCGAAGGCCAACGAGCAGGACGTGATGATCGAGGACGAGTACAAGGAGATGATCGAAATCGTCCCCGTCTCGCACATCAGCGAAGTCCTCGAAGTCGCGCTCACGGGCGAGTCCGAGAAGGACAGCCTCATCAACCGACTGAAGGACATCACCGGCCACGCCCTCGACCGTAAGGTCGGCGGCACCAAGCCCGGTAGCAACCCGAGTCCGCAGTAG
- a CDS encoding nicotinamide-nucleotide adenylyltransferase, producing the protein MTRGFYIGRFQPYHNGHHNVVETIAEEVDELVLGIGSAGDSHSRHDPFTAGERIMMITKSLVDSDLVTYAVPIEDLDRNSVWVSHVQSMSPDFDVAYSNNPLVIRLFEEAGVEVRQSPMFNREVLEGTEVRDRMVEGGDWQRLVPDPVVEIVEEIGGIDRIQQVSDSDSNGI; encoded by the coding sequence ATGACTCGCGGGTTCTACATCGGGCGCTTCCAACCCTACCACAACGGCCACCACAACGTGGTCGAGACCATCGCCGAGGAAGTAGACGAACTCGTCCTCGGCATCGGGAGCGCGGGCGACTCACACAGCCGTCACGACCCATTCACGGCGGGCGAACGCATCATGATGATAACCAAATCCCTCGTGGATTCCGACCTCGTGACGTACGCCGTTCCCATCGAGGACCTGGACAGGAACTCCGTTTGGGTCAGTCACGTCCAGAGCATGAGCCCGGATTTCGACGTGGCCTACTCGAACAATCCACTCGTCATCCGTCTGTTCGAAGAAGCGGGCGTCGAAGTGCGCCAATCGCCCATGTTCAACCGCGAAGTGCTGGAGGGAACCGAGGTACGCGACCGGATGGTCGAAGGCGGCGATTGGCAACGACTCGTTCCAGACCCCGTCGTCGAAATCGTCGAGGAAATCGGCGGCATCGACCGCATCCAACAGGTCAGCGACTCGGATTCGAACGGAATATGA